The Daphnia pulex isolate KAP4 chromosome 7, ASM2113471v1 genome includes the window TTTACCCTCGAAATCCGTCCTCAAATTTTCGATGGCTGAATTTCTTTCCCCCAATTTTCCAGATACTAAATCAATTTTGCCTGAATTTTTGCCAGTTTGAATCTCTGCAAAAAAAGCTTCAATTGAAATCTTTATtggatttaatttaattttgatttgttattaCCTTCAAACTTGGTCTTaaattcttcaaatttattcacGGTCTCCTTTAATGTCATATCGGTTTCTGTAAtgaataagttttaaaaatttaaatgggaCATAACATTTTGTGTAGAAATGTAACGACATTCTTACCGGACAATCTACTCTGTAAGTCAAAATATAGTTGATTGGTATCTGCCGCCATTTGGTTCAACATACCCTCATATTTAGTAGTATATTCTAAACATGTAACAGAATtagtttctttcatttgtCAGTAGTGAAATTACCAGCGGGTATTATTACCTTTACTTAATTGGTCAAGGCTCAACGAGAGCGATTCTTGCACTTGAGACTGAcctggaaaattcaaaagtaaatattttttcgaatcTATTTTCTCAAAATGTTAGTAAAGTCCAAAACGTGCACAAGTTTTGGCTGATTCTTGTTTAGTAGCCATCAAATCATTCGCTTACTATTTGAATTCGATTTCATGCAAAAGtaatgattatttcatttttacccgCAAGCCCAAACTCCATGAAGACAAGTTTTTGACTCGACTCAGTTAAATTGATTTCGGTTGCTGTAATAAGATCAAAGATGTGATTGTaactcaaaatattttgtgccAAATACTTGAAATTTCTACCGAATAATCGTTCATCCATTgcgacaaatttgaattttgtttcttccataTTTTCGTTTACAGTTTTCTTCAAGTCTTCCAACTCCTTTCGGATTTGCTCATTCTCTGCATTCAGctcctttttcaaaatttcactgGTGGAAGTGTCAACAGTGACTGTCGTTTCTgcatggaaaaacaaaatggactAAGTATGAATTAATAATAGCAAATTTCATCAAACCCTTACCGTCCAATtgctttttaaattctgaaacatttcccccagaattttttttaatttcggccaattcttttttgagTTGCTCATTCTCGACCTTCAGCTCCTTTTTCAACGTTTCAATCGCGTCATTCGTGTCAGTCAACCGCTGGCTCATCTCTGAGTTCGACAAATtaagtaattcaattaatagtttcatttttcaattgacATAATCCCTACTGTACTTTGCAACTCCTTTTCACATTCAAATTGATCGCCGACAGTCTGTGTGTTGGGGAATCGACCAGCACCATAGTTGTGCGGGTACCGTGGCAGCGTGAAACGCACGGGGAAAACCGGATACCTATCGGGGGAATACATGGGTCTCTGGGCGGTGCATCCCATCACAAATGCCAACAGTAAAAGgatctgaaatttaaaataagaaacaaaatattttttatttattttttaaaacaaaaaacatatacttcaaatttaaattaattaaagttTCACCTCACCGTGTACTTCATGACGATTCAGCAGATAATTTACTCGATTGCGAACTCTGCGATGCCGA containing:
- the LOC124196834 gene encoding lamin-C-like; translation: MKYTILLLLAFVMGCTAQRPMYSPDRYPVFPVRFTLPRYPHNYGAGRFPNTQTVGDQFECEKELQKMSQRLTDTNDAIETLKKELKVENEQLKKELAEIKKNSGGNVSEFKKQLDETTVTVDTSTSEILKKELNAENEQIRKELEDLKKTVNENMEETKFKFVAMDERLFATEINLTESSQKLVFMEFGLAGQSQVQESLSLSLDQLSKEYTTKYEGMLNQMAADTNQLYFDLQSRLSETDMTLKETVNKFEEFKTKFEEIQTGKNSGKIDLVSGKLGERNSAIENLRTDFEETKQNLADTNSALKQLQEDFKVRGLPKSIGKMPTSCADLKQIGYLKSGVYSVMGGKNVLNVYCDFTVDDKKMEKLIGPPSN